One segment of Herbaspirillum hiltneri N3 DNA contains the following:
- a CDS encoding ABC transporter ATP-binding protein produces the protein MHDMITLRDLQVQFFAPKKLIRAVNGVNLTVGQGEVVALIGESGSGKSVTLRSIMRLHSERSTRISGGLEVDGKDVLKMSQRELAALRGDTVAMIFQEPLLALDPVYTVGAQIIEAIRRHKKVSKAEAHRQALSLFQKVRIPSPERRLDAYPHEMSGGMRQRAMIALALSCSPKVLLADEPTTALDATVQIQILLLLRDLQKELGLSIVFVTHDIGAAAEVADRIAVMYAGKIIEQGPAAELLTRPRHPYTLSLLKSRSHGALQKGQRLETIGGAPPDLSNLPAGCAFAERCRYAAAECAGVQPREETLSPGHVVSCLRVHQIHQINPVAAATH, from the coding sequence ATGCATGACATGATTACCCTGCGCGATCTGCAAGTGCAGTTCTTCGCGCCGAAGAAACTGATCCGCGCCGTCAACGGCGTCAACCTCACCGTCGGCCAAGGTGAAGTGGTGGCCCTGATCGGCGAGTCCGGCTCGGGCAAGAGCGTCACCTTGCGTTCCATCATGCGCCTGCATTCCGAACGTTCGACGCGCATCAGCGGGGGCCTCGAAGTCGACGGCAAGGACGTGCTGAAGATGTCGCAGCGTGAGCTGGCGGCGCTGCGCGGCGACACGGTGGCGATGATTTTCCAGGAGCCGCTGCTGGCGCTCGATCCGGTCTACACCGTCGGCGCGCAGATCATCGAAGCCATCCGCCGCCACAAGAAAGTATCGAAGGCCGAGGCGCACAGGCAGGCACTGAGCCTGTTCCAGAAAGTCCGCATTCCCAGTCCCGAACGCCGCCTCGATGCTTACCCGCACGAGATGTCCGGCGGCATGCGCCAGCGCGCCATGATCGCGCTGGCCTTGTCGTGCTCGCCCAAAGTCCTGCTGGCCGACGAGCCGACCACGGCGCTCGACGCCACCGTGCAGATCCAGATCCTGCTGTTGCTGCGCGATCTGCAAAAGGAACTCGGCCTGTCCATCGTCTTCGTCACGCATGACATCGGCGCAGCGGCGGAAGTGGCCGATCGCATCGCCGTCATGTACGCCGGCAAGATCATCGAGCAGGGTCCGGCAGCCGAGTTGCTGACGCGGCCGCGCCATCCCTACACCTTGTCGCTGCTCAAGAGCCGCAGCCACGGCGCCCTGCAAAAAGGCCAGCGCCTGGAAACCATCGGCGGTGCGCCGCCGGACCTGAGCAACTTGCCGGCCGGCTGTGCGTTCGCCGAACGCTGCCGATATGCCGCCGCCGAATGCGCCGGCGTGCAGCCGCGTGAGGAGACATTGTCGCCGGGCCATGTGGTGAGCTGTTTGCGTGTACACCAGATTCATCAGATCAACCCGGTCGCCGCAGCGACGCATTGA
- a CDS encoding ABC transporter ATP-binding protein → MTDERDIGGPRQPLLQVRDLLKHFPLKGKGLPFMPFASPRSAVRAVDGVNFDILKGETLGVVGESGCGKSTTARVLMQLISQDSGELVFDGETVGSRALPLRQFRRQTQMVFQDSYSSLNPRMTIEDSIAFAPTVHGLPSREAITRARDLLARVGLQPERFAGRYPHELSGGQRQRVNIARALALEPRLVILDEAVSALDKSVEAQVLNLLLDLKQEFGLTYLFISHDLNVVRFISDRVLVMYLGQVVEIGSSDQVFDHPRHPYTRALLKSMPSMDPLQRTMEAPLAGDPPNPIDPPGGCRFHTRCAFAAPVCSQRAPTFSSDDSGHGVACLRYEADTASQFDSVFSEAGHA, encoded by the coding sequence ATGACAGACGAACGCGATATCGGCGGACCGCGCCAGCCTCTGCTGCAGGTACGCGACCTGCTCAAGCATTTTCCACTCAAGGGCAAGGGCTTGCCGTTCATGCCCTTTGCCTCGCCGCGCAGTGCAGTGCGCGCAGTCGACGGCGTCAACTTCGACATCCTCAAGGGCGAGACGCTCGGCGTGGTCGGTGAATCAGGCTGCGGCAAGTCGACCACGGCGCGCGTGCTGATGCAGCTGATCAGCCAGGACAGCGGCGAGCTGGTGTTCGACGGTGAAACGGTCGGTTCGCGCGCCCTGCCGCTGCGGCAGTTCCGCCGGCAGACGCAGATGGTGTTCCAGGACAGTTACTCTTCGCTCAACCCGCGCATGACGATCGAGGATTCGATTGCTTTTGCTCCCACGGTGCACGGCCTGCCGTCGCGCGAAGCGATCACGCGCGCGCGCGACCTGCTGGCGCGTGTCGGTTTGCAACCGGAGCGTTTCGCCGGCCGCTATCCGCACGAGTTGTCCGGCGGCCAGCGCCAGCGCGTCAACATTGCGCGCGCGCTGGCGCTGGAGCCGCGCCTGGTGATCCTCGACGAAGCCGTCTCGGCGCTCGACAAGTCGGTCGAGGCGCAGGTGCTCAATCTGCTGCTCGACCTCAAGCAAGAGTTCGGCCTCACCTATCTGTTCATCAGCCACGACCTCAACGTGGTGCGCTTCATCTCCGACCGCGTGCTGGTGATGTATCTCGGCCAGGTGGTGGAAATCGGCTCGTCCGACCAGGTGTTCGATCATCCCAGACATCCTTACACGCGCGCCTTGCTGAAATCGATGCCCAGCATGGATCCCTTGCAACGCACGATGGAAGCGCCGCTGGCCGGCGATCCACCCAATCCTATCGACCCACCCGGCGGTTGCCGCTTCCATACGCGTTGTGCATTTGCGGCACCGGTATGCAGCCAGCGCGCGCCGACGTTCTCCAGCGACGACAGCGGCCACGGTGTCGCCTGCCTGCGCTACGAAGCCGACACCGCGTCCCAGTTCGATTCCGTTTTCAGCGAGGCCGGCCATGCATGA
- a CDS encoding ABC transporter permease → MSTLQATAATPATSATSAIHPPAYKRSRGHWANVAARIVRNPLAMIAAVILLTLIGIAVFAPWIMPADPFATSMFARLKPIGTPDHLLGTDELGRDLLSRLMLGGRLSLFMGITPVLTAFVIGSGIGILAGYAGGFINTVIMRTIDVLYAFPSVLLAIALSGALGAGIVNALTSLTIVFIPQIARIAESVTTQVRRSDYVDAARASGAGAFTIVRAHVLGNVLGPIFVYSTSLISVSMILASGLSFLGLGVKPPEPEWGLMLNTLRTAIYTQPWVAALPGAFIFITSISFNMLSDGLRSAMEVKQ, encoded by the coding sequence ATGTCTACCCTGCAAGCGACTGCTGCAACTCCCGCAACTTCCGCAACTTCTGCCATCCATCCGCCGGCCTACAAACGTTCACGCGGCCATTGGGCCAACGTCGCCGCGCGCATCGTGCGCAATCCGCTGGCGATGATCGCCGCCGTCATCCTGCTCACGCTGATCGGCATCGCCGTGTTCGCGCCGTGGATCATGCCGGCCGATCCTTTCGCCACATCGATGTTTGCGCGCCTCAAACCGATCGGCACGCCTGACCATCTGCTCGGCACCGACGAACTCGGACGCGACCTGTTATCGCGCCTGATGCTGGGCGGACGCCTGTCGCTGTTCATGGGCATCACGCCGGTACTGACGGCGTTTGTCATCGGCAGCGGCATCGGAATTCTCGCCGGCTATGCCGGTGGCTTCATCAACACCGTCATCATGCGCACCATCGATGTGCTGTATGCATTTCCTTCGGTGCTGCTGGCAATCGCCCTGTCGGGCGCGCTCGGCGCCGGCATCGTCAATGCGCTGACGTCGCTGACCATCGTGTTCATTCCGCAGATTGCGCGCATCGCCGAAAGCGTAACCACGCAGGTGCGCCGCAGCGACTACGTGGATGCGGCGCGGGCCTCGGGCGCCGGCGCCTTCACCATCGTGCGCGCCCACGTACTGGGCAACGTGCTCGGGCCGATCTTCGTGTACTCCACCAGCCTGATTTCGGTGTCGATGATCCTGGCCTCGGGTTTGTCCTTCCTCGGTCTCGGCGTCAAGCCGCCCGAACCGGAGTGGGGCCTGATGCTCAATACCCTGCGCACGGCGATCTACACGCAACCCTGGGTGGCGGCGTTGCCGGGGGCATTCATTTTCATCACATCGATTTCGTTCAACATGTTGTCCGACGGTTTGCGTTCGGCGATGGAGGTCAAGCAATGA
- a CDS encoding ABC transporter permease: MISYLIRRVLYAMPIMLGVAFLCFMLVHIAPGDPLVAILPPDASGDLQKQLMELYGFNRSYPEQFFSWVWRAVHGDLGSSIATGRPVAQEVFKAVGNTFMLAALATLIGFFFGSLFGFVAGYFRNSWVDKIASFISVVGVSVPHYWLGMVLVIIFSSQLMWLPATGAGPDGSAAWIWDVEHVKYLIMPAVTMSFIPMGIIARTVRALVADILAQEFVIGLKARGLGEFGVFRHVVKNCAPTAMAVMGLQLGYLLGGSILIETVFSWPGTGFLLNQAIFQRDLPLLQGTILVLALFFVSLNLLVDILQTVFDPRIERA, translated from the coding sequence ATGATTTCCTATCTGATCCGCCGCGTACTGTATGCCATGCCCATCATGCTGGGCGTCGCGTTCCTGTGCTTCATGCTGGTCCATATCGCACCGGGCGATCCGCTGGTGGCCATCCTGCCGCCGGATGCATCCGGCGATCTGCAGAAGCAGCTGATGGAACTTTACGGTTTCAATCGCAGCTATCCCGAACAGTTTTTCAGCTGGGTCTGGCGTGCCGTGCACGGAGATCTCGGCAGTTCCATCGCCACCGGACGGCCGGTCGCGCAGGAGGTTTTCAAGGCGGTCGGCAATACCTTCATGCTGGCGGCGCTGGCGACGCTGATCGGTTTCTTCTTCGGCTCGCTGTTCGGTTTTGTCGCCGGCTATTTCCGCAACTCCTGGGTCGACAAGATCGCCTCCTTCATTTCCGTGGTCGGCGTCAGCGTGCCGCATTACTGGCTCGGCATGGTTCTGGTCATCATCTTCTCGTCGCAACTGATGTGGCTACCCGCCACCGGCGCCGGACCGGACGGATCGGCCGCGTGGATCTGGGATGTCGAGCACGTCAAATACCTGATCATGCCGGCCGTGACGATGTCCTTCATCCCGATGGGCATCATCGCGCGCACCGTGCGTGCGCTGGTGGCCGACATCCTGGCGCAGGAATTCGTGATCGGCCTGAAGGCGCGCGGCCTCGGCGAATTCGGCGTGTTCCGCCACGTGGTCAAGAACTGCGCACCGACCGCAATGGCGGTGATGGGCTTGCAGCTCGGCTACCTGCTGGGCGGCTCGATCCTGATTGAAACCGTGTTCTCCTGGCCCGGCACCGGCTTCCTGCTGAACCAGGCGATCTTCCAGCGCGACCTGCCGCTGCTGCAAGGCACGATCCTGGTGCTGGCGCTGTTCTTCGTGTCGCTGAACCTGCTGGTCGACATCCTGCAAACCGTGTTCGATCCACGCATAGAAAGGGCATGA